A segment of the Schistocerca gregaria isolate iqSchGreg1 unplaced genomic scaffold, iqSchGreg1.2 ptg000665l, whole genome shotgun sequence genome:
CGAAACACAACCTTCTCGTTCGGAAAACCGTCGTAACGCCTAATCAACGACCTGACATACTCCATCGACGGCGCGGCCTGATCCTGCATTTTGCGACCTCCAATCTCCAAATAAAATCTACATCCATcccaactcaaaaaaaaaaaaatataaaataaaataaaataaataaaaattacaaaaaacgcTTTCGCATCTGTGCAACAAACCAAAAAAGTTTCATTTACCTGTGTCTCCAAAACAGCACTCACACTCCCTACCCCCTTCATGAACTGTTCGGACCAGGTCGAAGACGAATTCTCTAAACTCTATGCGATCAACGAATCGCTGCTCAAAGTACGCGCCTCTCGAACACCTCGCCGCCAATCCGCAGAGCTCACCTACCCACTCTATTTTCTCGACCTCAAGCTAAGCGCAATTCGCTCGGAAGTAATGAAAGCCTTCGAAAACTTCTCCAGATTAGCAATACTTCCCCCAGAATCGACCAGTACGTCCCCCTCTCCACCAACCCCGAGGTCCAGCCTCCCTGCCCCTTCGCCTCTCTGGACATGACACTTGTTTCCaatccaataattttttttttcctgcttctGCTCTCAGACATCGACAAATTGACTTCAAGCGTCTTCAAGCCAGTCTTCCGCTCGATCGAAGCCCTCTCCAACGCCGACTACTCCTTCTTCGAAACACCCCGCGTAAACTGCTCCCGACAAAGACACGCTCCGGACACAATCAACGAAATCGCATCTCACAGAAAAAAACGCCGAAAATTCATGGAAAATGCCAACTTGTACGCTCAACAAGGGGCCCACGCTCAGGCTACTTCGAGCCTCACTCTAAATCGTTTTCTCTTTAAAGGATCTTCGCAAACAAACTAAAAGCCTACTCTCTAAACTCATTCAACTTCCTTAAAAAACCTCCAATCGACGAATTGTACGAGAACAACACCTTTCGCTTAGTGCATTTGCACCTTTCTCCCCCGACTAGAATGCCTGACACACTCTAGCTGCAATCTCGAATCCATCATCGCCGAAGTCAAGCAACTCAAGGGAGACCGAATCCAATTGGAGGCATCCAACTTTTCCCCCTATCCCGATGCCCAAACCCACGCCGACGAACGCGTCCAAAACCACCCAAACCCTCAACTACGAACCATTCAGCTCCGACTCGAGATCAGACCGCGACTTTTCACCGCCCTTATCTCTTTGACGACCTTCAAAAacaatgtaaaacatttaaaaaaaatatgcgtACTGTCATGCGAAGAGTCAACCGACGGCGCTTCTCGAGCCCAGAGCAGTCATCCCGTGTTTTGTAGGCTGACAGACTACGCGTCAGAAGCACTTCAGTTTTTCAATCAGTACCACTCAAACCCTCTAATGTCGCTGTTGCTATGGACCCTATCATATGAAGACATCTTCACTGCAGCCTGCTCTGTGTGCAAGAAGAAAATCGCAGACGAAGGAATCTACGGCATGCTGCCACCTCTCAAAACTAAAAATTTCAGGCCGCACTCGAGACACCATTTCTCGtgcggctaaaaaaaaaaaattgacatcatACGAACAGGAAGCGTTTTTATTCTAGCGTCAGAGCCTCGTGAAGAGAGCGCATtcgccaatttttttttctctacagCTGTCACTTTCTCTTACCGTGATGCGCCTTCGTTTTGACCGTCGACAGCACTCCAGGCGTGTCTTTCTCAACTCTGGCGATCATCTCGGCCTCAATGTTTTTATTGATGAGCTTTGTGAGTTTCTGCGTTCCAGAATTTTGAGGTTAGACACAGAGATGAAGAAAGACCTTATGATAACCGTCAACCCGTACATTTCTCTCCTCCTTCTCCGCGTTCGAGCTCCGCTTCTTCGCTCGCACGAGAAGTTCTGCATGGCGAAATCCAAATTCAggcctgtcaaaaaaaaaaaaaaaaaaaggaaaatgctcCGCAAAAACAGCGCCTCACGCACTCTTCCTCCTAGCGCTCGCCTTGGCCTTTGCCAACGCTCTTTCACGGGCGTCGGGCTGGAGCTTTTTAAAACCCTGCGTCATAGTCACGCGTCCGTAACAACCGAAATGCCCCTAATAAATTTGAAGCGTgctaaaaaaaatcgaattttgagAGCTCGCTTTTCGCAGCGTGTCAAATCGGCGAACACCACCACGTGGAGTCCACCGCGAGCCGTGCCGAACTCCCGGACAGAAGCGCTGTGTGACACTCCCCCGACCGTTTGAAATCGCCACCGGCCGGGGAAAACTCGAACCCGATGTGCCCCACCGTCGCCCAATCCCCCTCTGAGCACGCGCCAAGACGACGAAAACTCTGTTCTGATCCCCTCACGCAGCTCAAAAAATTTTTATACGCGCCCCGTAGTCGAACCGCGGCCGAGCGGAATCATCGAGCGCCGACTGGCGATCACCTTCTTCGGCTCTCGCGGGCGCGGCCGGCACTCGGAGAAACGTCAACCTGCGAAGGGCGCGTAGTGTGGTGTCGAGACCTCTCATTCGACGAGGACGGCTCCCGCCGTCTTGTGTTCCCCGCGCCATTGACGCCGCTCGAATCGCGAAGcggcactgattttttttttttttttttttgaaccaatgATAACAACAGACAGCCATTTTTTCCCCTTGCATGAGCGGCGTCTCAATCGGTGCTCGAGTCTCGCCGAAAACTCTCGCCGAAACGCCAAGTGATGGCGTCCTTTCCAGAATCTTTTCGAACTCAAGCATCTATACGCTCTCCGAATTCACGAAGGTATCAATCTCGCCCCTTCCTTGACTACCCGTCCCGCCTCCTCGCGAGCGCACCTCAAAAAAAAAACACAGCCTAATCACGCCTCTTTTCACCTCCCGCGACGCAGCTCCACCTGTCGAAGTCCGGCGAAAGGACCGACATACTGCGTCAGTCAGACCCTGAAGCATACAGATCCGTTTTGGAAGGCGTCCTCGTCGTACCGGTACGCCACCTGTAGCTGGTGGCTCTGAACTCGACCAAGCACCGCAAGCTCACCTCCAGCCTCTCAGGATGAAGGCGTTTTCACGCAACCCGTGGTGTTCCGGCCCGCGCCACCATCGTCGTCTATTCCAaaaatcataaaaacggtaatcgCCCCTTTTTTTCTCCAACACAGAAACCGCCACCAGGTCCTGGTACTCGGCTACTGCCACTCCGACTGCCGCACCGTGCGCGACCAGACGGACTCGGTCAAGCTCGAGTTCATCAACACCACTTCAAACGTCTTCAAAAGTCCGTCCTGGTCCCTGTTTCACAAGCGAGTAGGCGACGATTTCGTCGCTTTTCTTCTTAAAAACTGCTCCGTCTTCCAAAGCCTCAGCAATCGCAACTACCTCCAGCTCGCCGGCGCGAGCCTCTCTCTAAAGCACAACCTCGTTGTTCCCGTCACCTCCTCTTCGCAGGGGCCTCCGCGTCGTGGCGCCAACAATTCGACCGCCAAGCTTCTCCGAAACCGCCCCAACAAGCGACCCCGCGCGCCGCGCGACCTCGCCCCATCCGCCAAGCGCGTCAAGAGCGAGCGAGAAACCCGCGCCGCCGTCGACGACCGCGCACTCGCGAGCGAACGCGCCACCCTCCTGTCACAATCTTGTACCAAATTCACACCTTCTCTGACGCCCTCCGCAAACCCCGCGCCCCCTCCCAAGCGCCCCGCCCCGCCCTCCGGACACCAACCCG
Coding sequences within it:
- the LOC126318356 gene encoding uncharacterized protein LOC126318356, encoding MKAFENFSRLAILPPESTNIDKLTSSVFKPVFRSIEALSNADYSFFETPRVNCSRQRHAPDTINEIASHRKKRRKFMENANLIFANKLKAYSLNSFNFLKKPPIDEFCNLESIIAEVKQLKGDRIQLEASNFSPYPDAQTHADERVQNHPNPQLRTIQLRLEIRPRLFTALISLTTFKNNVKHLKKICVLSCEESTDGASRAQSSHPVFCRLTDYASEALQFFNQYHSNPLMSLLLWTLSYEDIFTAACSVCKKKIADEGIYGMLPPLKTKNFRPHSRHHFSCG